A genomic stretch from Meriones unguiculatus strain TT.TT164.6M chromosome 15, Bangor_MerUng_6.1, whole genome shotgun sequence includes:
- the Scg2 gene encoding secretogranin-2 isoform X2, whose amino-acid sequence MAEAKTHRFGAVLLLIHLIFLISGAKAASFQRNQLLQKEPDLRLENVQKFPSPEMIRALEYIEKLKQQAHREESSPDYNPYQGLSVPLQLKENAEESHLAESSRDGLSEDEWMRIILEALRQAESEPPSAPKENKPYALNLEKNFPVDMADDYETQQWPERKLKHMQFPLMYEENSRENPFKRTNEIVEEQYTPQSLATLESVFQELGKLTGPSNQKREKVDEEQKLYTDDEDDVYKTNNIAYEDVVGGEDWSPIEEKIETQTQEEVRDSKENMEKNEQINEEMKRSGQLGLQDEDNQKEAKDQLSEDASKVITYLRRLVNAVGSGRSQNGQNGDRVVRLLEKPLDSQSIYQLIEISRNLQIPPEDLIEMLKAGEKPNGLVEPEQDLELPVDLDDIPEADIERPDMFQSMENAANQKPPYLPSQYGRDKALLRLPYGPGKPRANQIPKTAWMPDVESRQAPYENLNDKDQELGEYLARMLVKYPELMNTNQLKRMTSPGSSEDDLQEEEQLEQAIKEHLGQGSSQETEKLATVSKRLPVGSLKNDDTPNRQYLDEDMLMKVLEYLNQEKAEQGTEHLAKRAMENM is encoded by the exons ATGGCTGAAGCTAAGACCCATCGCTTTGGAGCAGTTCTGCTTCTTATTCACTTAATTTTCCTCATCTCTGGAGCCAAAGCAGCTTCCTTCCAGCGAAACCAGCTGCTTCAGAAAGAACCAGACCTCAGATTGGAGAATGTCCAAAAGTTTCCTAGTCCTGAAATGATCAGGGCTTTAGAATACATAGAAAAGCTCAAGCAGCAAGCTCACAGAGAAGAAAGCAGCCCAGACTACAATCCCTACCAAGGCCTCTCTGTTCCCCTTCAACTCAAAGAAAATGCTGAAGAAAGTCACCTGGCAGAGAGCTCAAGGGATGGTCTGAGTGAAGATGAGTGGATGAGGATAATACTTGAGGCTCTGAGGCAGGCTGAAAGTGAACCTCCATCTGCCCCTAAAGAAAACAAGCCGTATGCCTTGAATCTGGAGAAGAACTTCCCCGTGGACATGGCTGACGACTATGAGACCCAACAGTGGCCAGAGAGGAAACTCAAGCACATGCAGTTCCCTCTCATGTATGAAGAGAATTCCAGAGAAAACCCCTTCAAACGCACAAATGAAATAGTAGAAGAACAGTACACACCCCAGAGTCTTGCTACTCTGGAGTCTGTGTTCCAAGAGCTGGGGAAACTGACAGGGCCAAGCAACCAGAAGCGTGAGAAGGTTGACGAGGAGCAAAAGCTCTACacagatgatgaagatgatgtgTACAAGACCAACAACATTGCCTATGAAGATGTGGTGGGGGGAGAAGACTGGAGCCCcatagaggagaaaatagagaCTCAAACACAGGAAGAGGTGAGAGACAGCAAGGAGAACATGGAAAAAAACGAACAAATCAATGAAGAAATGAAACGTTCAGGGCAGTTGGGGCTCCAGGATGAAGATAACCAGAAAGAGGCCAAAGACCAACTCTCAGAAGATGCCTCCAAAGTCATCACCTACTTGAGAAGGTTAGTGAATGCTGTGGGCAGTGGGAGGTCACAGAATGGGCAAAATGGAGACAGGGTAGTGAGGCTTCTTGAGAAACCACTTGATTCGCAGTCTATTTATCAGCTGATTGAAATCTCCAGGAATTTGCAGATACCCCCTGAAGACTTAATTGAGATGCTCAAAGCTGGAGAGAAGCCAAATGGGTTGGTGGAGCCTGAGCAGGATCTGGAGCTTCCTGTTGATCTAGACGACATCCCAGAGGCTGACATAGAGCGTCCAGATATGTTTCAAA GTATGGAGAATGCAGCAAATCAGAAGCCCCCCTATCTCCCCAGTCAATATGGCCGAGACAAGGCTCTACTGAGACTTCCCTATGGTCCTGGGAAGCCTAGAGCCAACCAGATTCCCAAAACAGCATGGATGCCAGATGTTGAAAGCAGACAAGCACCCTATGAAAATCTGAATGATAAGGACCAAGAATTGGGAGAGTACTTAGCCAGGATGCTGGTTAAGTATCCCGAGCTCATGAATACCAACCAGCTGAAGAGAATGACCAGCCCAGGCTCCTCAGAAGATGACCTTCAAGAAGAAGAACAACTCGAACAGGCCATCAAGGAACATCTGGGTCAAGGAAGTTCCCAGGAAACTGAGAAACTGGCCACGGTGAGCAAAAGGCTCCCCGTAGGATCCCTGAAGAATGACGACACCCCAAACAGACAGTACttggatgaagatatgctcatgAAAGTGCTGGAGTACCTCAACCAGGAAAAGGCAGAGCAGGGAACGGAGCATCTTGCTAAGCGGGCCATGGAAAACATGTAA
- the Scg2 gene encoding secretogranin-2 isoform X3, whose protein sequence is MAEAKTHRFGAVLLLIHLIFLISGAKAASFQRNQLLQKEPDLRLENVQKFPSPEMIRALEYIEKLKQQAHREESSPDYNPYQGLSVPLQLKENAEESHLAESSRDGLSEDEWMRIILEALRQAESEPPSAPKENKPYALNLEKNFPVDMADDYETQQWPERKLKHMQFPLMYEENSRENPFKRTNEIVEEQYTPQSLATLESVFQELGKLTGPSNQKREKVDEEQKLYTDDEDDVYKTNNIAYEDVVGGEDWSPIEEKIETQTQEEVRDSKENMEKNEQINEEMKRSGQLGLQDEDNQKEAKDQLSEDASKVITYLRRNLQIPPEDLIEMLKAGEKPNGLVEPEQDLELPVDLDDIPEADIERPDMFQSKMLSKGGYPKAPGRGVMEALPDGLSVEDILNLLGMENAANQKPPYLPSQYGRDKALLRLPYGPGKPRANQIPKTAWMPDVESRQAPYENLNDKDQELGEYLARMLVKYPELMNTNQLKRMTSPGSSEDDLQEEEQLEQAIKEHLGQGSSQETEKLATVSKRLPVGSLKNDDTPNRQYLDEDMLMKVLEYLNQEKAEQGTEHLAKRAMENM, encoded by the exons ATGGCTGAAGCTAAGACCCATCGCTTTGGAGCAGTTCTGCTTCTTATTCACTTAATTTTCCTCATCTCTGGAGCCAAAGCAGCTTCCTTCCAGCGAAACCAGCTGCTTCAGAAAGAACCAGACCTCAGATTGGAGAATGTCCAAAAGTTTCCTAGTCCTGAAATGATCAGGGCTTTAGAATACATAGAAAAGCTCAAGCAGCAAGCTCACAGAGAAGAAAGCAGCCCAGACTACAATCCCTACCAAGGCCTCTCTGTTCCCCTTCAACTCAAAGAAAATGCTGAAGAAAGTCACCTGGCAGAGAGCTCAAGGGATGGTCTGAGTGAAGATGAGTGGATGAGGATAATACTTGAGGCTCTGAGGCAGGCTGAAAGTGAACCTCCATCTGCCCCTAAAGAAAACAAGCCGTATGCCTTGAATCTGGAGAAGAACTTCCCCGTGGACATGGCTGACGACTATGAGACCCAACAGTGGCCAGAGAGGAAACTCAAGCACATGCAGTTCCCTCTCATGTATGAAGAGAATTCCAGAGAAAACCCCTTCAAACGCACAAATGAAATAGTAGAAGAACAGTACACACCCCAGAGTCTTGCTACTCTGGAGTCTGTGTTCCAAGAGCTGGGGAAACTGACAGGGCCAAGCAACCAGAAGCGTGAGAAGGTTGACGAGGAGCAAAAGCTCTACacagatgatgaagatgatgtgTACAAGACCAACAACATTGCCTATGAAGATGTGGTGGGGGGAGAAGACTGGAGCCCcatagaggagaaaatagagaCTCAAACACAGGAAGAGGTGAGAGACAGCAAGGAGAACATGGAAAAAAACGAACAAATCAATGAAGAAATGAAACGTTCAGGGCAGTTGGGGCTCCAGGATGAAGATAACCAGAAAGAGGCCAAAGACCAACTCTCAGAAGATGCCTCCAAAGTCATCACCTACTTGAGAAG GAATTTGCAGATACCCCCTGAAGACTTAATTGAGATGCTCAAAGCTGGAGAGAAGCCAAATGGGTTGGTGGAGCCTGAGCAGGATCTGGAGCTTCCTGTTGATCTAGACGACATCCCAGAGGCTGACATAGAGCGTCCAGATATGTTTCAAAGTAAGATGCTCTCCAAGGGTGGGTATCCCAAGGCCCCTGGTCGTGGTGTGATGGAGGCTTTGCCTGATGGGCTCAGTGTTGAGGACATTTTAAATCTTTTAGGTATGGAGAATGCAGCAAATCAGAAGCCCCCCTATCTCCCCAGTCAATATGGCCGAGACAAGGCTCTACTGAGACTTCCCTATGGTCCTGGGAAGCCTAGAGCCAACCAGATTCCCAAAACAGCATGGATGCCAGATGTTGAAAGCAGACAAGCACCCTATGAAAATCTGAATGATAAGGACCAAGAATTGGGAGAGTACTTAGCCAGGATGCTGGTTAAGTATCCCGAGCTCATGAATACCAACCAGCTGAAGAGAATGACCAGCCCAGGCTCCTCAGAAGATGACCTTCAAGAAGAAGAACAACTCGAACAGGCCATCAAGGAACATCTGGGTCAAGGAAGTTCCCAGGAAACTGAGAAACTGGCCACGGTGAGCAAAAGGCTCCCCGTAGGATCCCTGAAGAATGACGACACCCCAAACAGACAGTACttggatgaagatatgctcatgAAAGTGCTGGAGTACCTCAACCAGGAAAAGGCAGAGCAGGGAACGGAGCATCTTGCTAAGCGGGCCATGGAAAACATGTAA
- the Scg2 gene encoding secretogranin-2 isoform X1: MAEAKTHRFGAVLLLIHLIFLISGAKAASFQRNQLLQKEPDLRLENVQKFPSPEMIRALEYIEKLKQQAHREESSPDYNPYQGLSVPLQLKENAEESHLAESSRDGLSEDEWMRIILEALRQAESEPPSAPKENKPYALNLEKNFPVDMADDYETQQWPERKLKHMQFPLMYEENSRENPFKRTNEIVEEQYTPQSLATLESVFQELGKLTGPSNQKREKVDEEQKLYTDDEDDVYKTNNIAYEDVVGGEDWSPIEEKIETQTQEEVRDSKENMEKNEQINEEMKRSGQLGLQDEDNQKEAKDQLSEDASKVITYLRRLVNAVGSGRSQNGQNGDRVVRLLEKPLDSQSIYQLIEISRNLQIPPEDLIEMLKAGEKPNGLVEPEQDLELPVDLDDIPEADIERPDMFQSKMLSKGGYPKAPGRGVMEALPDGLSVEDILNLLGMENAANQKPPYLPSQYGRDKALLRLPYGPGKPRANQIPKTAWMPDVESRQAPYENLNDKDQELGEYLARMLVKYPELMNTNQLKRMTSPGSSEDDLQEEEQLEQAIKEHLGQGSSQETEKLATVSKRLPVGSLKNDDTPNRQYLDEDMLMKVLEYLNQEKAEQGTEHLAKRAMENM, encoded by the coding sequence ATGGCTGAAGCTAAGACCCATCGCTTTGGAGCAGTTCTGCTTCTTATTCACTTAATTTTCCTCATCTCTGGAGCCAAAGCAGCTTCCTTCCAGCGAAACCAGCTGCTTCAGAAAGAACCAGACCTCAGATTGGAGAATGTCCAAAAGTTTCCTAGTCCTGAAATGATCAGGGCTTTAGAATACATAGAAAAGCTCAAGCAGCAAGCTCACAGAGAAGAAAGCAGCCCAGACTACAATCCCTACCAAGGCCTCTCTGTTCCCCTTCAACTCAAAGAAAATGCTGAAGAAAGTCACCTGGCAGAGAGCTCAAGGGATGGTCTGAGTGAAGATGAGTGGATGAGGATAATACTTGAGGCTCTGAGGCAGGCTGAAAGTGAACCTCCATCTGCCCCTAAAGAAAACAAGCCGTATGCCTTGAATCTGGAGAAGAACTTCCCCGTGGACATGGCTGACGACTATGAGACCCAACAGTGGCCAGAGAGGAAACTCAAGCACATGCAGTTCCCTCTCATGTATGAAGAGAATTCCAGAGAAAACCCCTTCAAACGCACAAATGAAATAGTAGAAGAACAGTACACACCCCAGAGTCTTGCTACTCTGGAGTCTGTGTTCCAAGAGCTGGGGAAACTGACAGGGCCAAGCAACCAGAAGCGTGAGAAGGTTGACGAGGAGCAAAAGCTCTACacagatgatgaagatgatgtgTACAAGACCAACAACATTGCCTATGAAGATGTGGTGGGGGGAGAAGACTGGAGCCCcatagaggagaaaatagagaCTCAAACACAGGAAGAGGTGAGAGACAGCAAGGAGAACATGGAAAAAAACGAACAAATCAATGAAGAAATGAAACGTTCAGGGCAGTTGGGGCTCCAGGATGAAGATAACCAGAAAGAGGCCAAAGACCAACTCTCAGAAGATGCCTCCAAAGTCATCACCTACTTGAGAAGGTTAGTGAATGCTGTGGGCAGTGGGAGGTCACAGAATGGGCAAAATGGAGACAGGGTAGTGAGGCTTCTTGAGAAACCACTTGATTCGCAGTCTATTTATCAGCTGATTGAAATCTCCAGGAATTTGCAGATACCCCCTGAAGACTTAATTGAGATGCTCAAAGCTGGAGAGAAGCCAAATGGGTTGGTGGAGCCTGAGCAGGATCTGGAGCTTCCTGTTGATCTAGACGACATCCCAGAGGCTGACATAGAGCGTCCAGATATGTTTCAAAGTAAGATGCTCTCCAAGGGTGGGTATCCCAAGGCCCCTGGTCGTGGTGTGATGGAGGCTTTGCCTGATGGGCTCAGTGTTGAGGACATTTTAAATCTTTTAGGTATGGAGAATGCAGCAAATCAGAAGCCCCCCTATCTCCCCAGTCAATATGGCCGAGACAAGGCTCTACTGAGACTTCCCTATGGTCCTGGGAAGCCTAGAGCCAACCAGATTCCCAAAACAGCATGGATGCCAGATGTTGAAAGCAGACAAGCACCCTATGAAAATCTGAATGATAAGGACCAAGAATTGGGAGAGTACTTAGCCAGGATGCTGGTTAAGTATCCCGAGCTCATGAATACCAACCAGCTGAAGAGAATGACCAGCCCAGGCTCCTCAGAAGATGACCTTCAAGAAGAAGAACAACTCGAACAGGCCATCAAGGAACATCTGGGTCAAGGAAGTTCCCAGGAAACTGAGAAACTGGCCACGGTGAGCAAAAGGCTCCCCGTAGGATCCCTGAAGAATGACGACACCCCAAACAGACAGTACttggatgaagatatgctcatgAAAGTGCTGGAGTACCTCAACCAGGAAAAGGCAGAGCAGGGAACGGAGCATCTTGCTAAGCGGGCCATGGAAAACATGTAA